CAGTTCTCCATCAGCTTCAGCAGGAAAACGCTCTCACTTAGTTTGTTCTCTCCTCTGACTGCCAACTTTCTCCACCCTAAAGCATGGGCGACTCTGTGATGGCCGAGTTTGGGAAGGCTGCTCCTTACCTGAGGAAGTCTGAGAAGGAGCGTCTGGAGGCTCAGACCAGACCCTTTGACATCAAGACTGAATGTTTTGTAGTCGACACTAAAGAAGAATATGTCAAAGGAAAAATCCTGAGCAAGGACGGAGGGATGGTGACGGTCCAGAAGGAAGATGGAACAACGGTGACAGTGAAGGAATCTGACACTCACCCCCAGAACCCACCCAAGTTCGATAAAATCGAAGACATGGCAATGTTTACATTCCTCCACGAGCCCGCCGTGCTGTTTAACCTCAAAGAGCGTTACGCAGCCTGGATGATCTATACCTACTCCGGGCTCTTCTGCGTCACCGTCAACCCCTACAAGTGGCTTCCTGTCTACGATGCTGAAGTGGTGGCTGCCTACAGGGGGAAGAAGAGGAGCGAGGCCCCTCCACACATCTTTTCCATCTCTGATAATGCCTACCAGTACATGCTGACAGACCGGGAGAACCAGTCTGTCCTCATCACCGGAGAATCTGGAGCAGGAAAGACTGTGAACACCAAGAGAGTCATTCAGTACTTTGCCAGCATCGCTGCAGTTGGTGGTGCAAGCAAAAAAGACAGCAGCAAGGGGACTCTGGAGGATCAAATCATCCAGGCGAACCCGGCACTGGAGGCCTTTGGCAATGCCAAAACGGTGAGAAACGACAACTCGTCGCGTTTTGGAAAATTTATCCGAATCCACTTCGGCACGAGCGGTAAGCTGTCGTCTGCTGACATAGAGACGTATCTGCTGGAGAAGTCACGAGTTACCTTTCAGCTAAAGGCCGAAAGGAATTACCACATATTTTACCAGATCCTGTCCAATCAGAAGCCAGAGTTGTTGGACATGCTGCTGATCACCAACAACCCATATGACTACTCCTACATCTCCCAAGGAGAGGTAACAGTTGCTTCCATCAATGACTCGGAGGAGCTGATGGCCACCGATGGTGCCTTTGATGTGCTTGGCTTCACTCCAGAGGAGAAAATGAGTGTCTACAAACTAATCGGTGCCATTATGCACTACGGCAACATGAAGTTCAAGCAGAAGCAGCGCGAGGAGCAGGCTGAACCTGATGGAACCGAGGCTGCTGATAAATCAGCTTACCTGATGGGGCTCAACTCTGCTGATCTCATCAAAGGGCTTTGCCACCCCCGAGTTAAGGTAGGAAATGAATATGTCACCAAAGGGCAGAGTGTGGACCAAGTTTACTATGCCATTGGTGCTCTGGCTAAGTCAGTGTATGAGAAGATGTTTAATTGGATGGTGGTGAGAATAAACCAATCACTGGACACCAAACAGCACCGTCAGTACTTCATAGGAGTGCTGGACATCGCCGGGTTTGAGATCTTTGATTTTAACACCTTTGAGCAGCTGTGCATCAACTTTACCAATGAGAAACTGCAACAGTTTTTCAACCACCACATGTTCATCTTGGAGCAAGAAGAGTACAAAAAAGAAGGAATCGAATGGGAGTTCATTGACTTTGGCATGGACCTCCAGGCCTGCATAGACTTGATTGAGAAACCTCTGGGGATCCTGTCCATTCTGGAGGAAGAATGCATGTTTCCCAAAGCTAGCGACCAGACCTTCAAGGCCAAGCTCTATGACAACCATCTGGGCAAGAACAAGATGTTTGAGAAGCCACGGGCAGCAAAGGGGAAAGCAGAGGCCCATTTCGCCCTTGTTCACTATGCCGGGACAGTGGACTACAATATCGCTGGCTGGCTGGTCAAAAACAAAGACCCCCTAAATGAGACAGTGGTTGGTCTATATCAGAAATCCTCTCTGAAGCTTCTCAGTCTTCTGTTTTCAAACTATGCAGGAGCTGATGGAGGAGACAAGGGAAGTGGAAAAGGAGCCAAGAAGAAAGGCTCCTCCTTTCAGACGGTGTCTGCGCTTCACAGAGAAAACCTGAACAAGCTGATGACAAACCTGAAGACCACTCATCCACACTTTGTCCGCTGTCTGATTCCTAATGAGAGGAAAACTCCAGGAGTCATGGACAACTGCCTCGTGATGCACCAGCTGCGCTGTAATGGGGTCCTGGAAGGCATCCGGATTTGCAGGAAAGGTTTCCCAAACAGGGTGCTCTATGGAGACTTCAAACAGAGGTACAGGATCTTGAATGCATCCGCCATCCCAGAGGGTCAGTTCATAGACTGCAAGAAAAGTACTGAAAAGCTGTTAGGATCGCTGGACATTGACCACACTCAGTATAAGTTTGGTCACACAAAAGTCTTCTTTAAAGCCGGCCTGCTGGGTACACTGGAGGAGATGCGAGATGAGCAACTCTCTCGAATCATCACCAGGATCCAGGCCAATGCCCGAGGGCTCCTCATGAGGAAGGAGTTTATTAAGCTTGTGGAACGTAGAGATGCCCTAATGGTCATTCAGTGGAACCTTCGGTCTTTCCTTGGGGTGAAAAACTGGCCCTGGATGAAACTCTTCTTCAAGATCAAACCCCTGCTGAAGAGTGCAGAGTCTGAGAAGGAGATGGCCAACATGAAGGATGAATTCAACAAGCTAAAGGAAACTCTGGAGAAATCAGAGGCAAGACGAAAAGAACTGGAGGAGAAAATAGTGACTCTCCTCCAAGAGAAGAATGATCTGACCCTGCAGATTCAGTCTGAACAGGACACCCTAACAGATGCTGAGGAACGCTGtgaacagctgatcaaaagtaaGATTCAACTGGAGGCAAAGCtaaaagaaatgacagaaagactggaggatgaagaggagctgAACGCTGATCTGACAGCAAAGAAACGCAAGCTTGAAGATGAATGTTCAGAGCTGAAAAAGGACATCGATGACCTGGAGCTAACGTTAGCTAAGGTGGAAAAAGAGAAACATGCTACAGAGAATAAGGTGAAAAACCTGATGGAGGAGATGGCTTCACAGGATGAGAACATCACAAAGCTAACCAAAGAGAAGAGGGCGCTGCAGGAGGCTCACCAGCAAACTCTGGATGACCTGCAGAGTGAAGAAGACAAAGCTAACACTTTGACCAAAGCTAAAGCTAAGCTGGAGCAACAAGTGGATGATCTGGAGGGATCGCTGGAGCAAGAGAAGAAAGTCAGGATGGACCTGGAGCGCTCAAAGAGGAAGCTCGAGGGAGACCTAAAACTGATCCAGGAGAACTTGATGGACTTGGAGAATGACAAGCAGCAGCTGGAGGAAAAACTCAAGAAGAAAGACTTTGAGGTCACCCAAATAACTTCAAGACTAGAAGATGAGCAGATTGCATCAGTTCAGCTCCAGAAGAAGCTCAAAGAAAGCCAGGCAAGAAttgaggaggtggaggaggagctggATGCTGAGCGAGCAGCCCGGGCCAAGGTGGAGAAACAGCGTTCTGATCTTTCCCGCGAGCTTGAGGACATCAGTGAACGTCTAGAGGAAGCTGGAGGAGCCACATCAGCTCAGGTGGAGCtgaataaaaagagagaagcTGAGTTTCAGAAGCTGCGTAGAGAGCTGGAGGAATCAACCCTCCAACATGAGGCCACCGCTGCCACCCTGAGGAAGAAACATGCCGACACCGTCGCTGAACTGGGAGAACAGATTGATAACCTTCAGCGTGTGAAGCAAAAACTGGAGAAGGAAAAGAGTGAGCTGAAGCTAGAGCTCGATGATTTGTGctcaaacatggaaaatgtAGTGAAGACAAAGGCAAACTTTGAGAAAATGTGCCGAACGATGGAAGACAACATGAGTGAGTACAAGAGCAAATGTGAGGAGGCTCAAAGGACCATCAATGACCTGACAACCCAGAGGGCCAAGCTCCTCACTGAAAATGGTGAGCTTGGCCGGCAGCTGGAGGAGAAGGATTGTCTGATATCACAGCTTACTCGAGGGAAGAACTCGTACAACCAGCAGATGGAAGATCTGCGCAGACAGCTGGAGGAAGAACTAAAGGCAAAGAACGCTCTCGCCCATGCTGTTCAGTCTGCTCATCATGACTGTGATCTGCTCCGAGAACAATTTGAGGAAGAGCAGGAAGCCAAGGCTGAACTGCAGAGAGCTCTGTCTAAATCCAA
The genomic region above belongs to Pelmatolapia mariae isolate MD_Pm_ZW linkage group LG15, Pm_UMD_F_2, whole genome shotgun sequence and contains:
- the myh6 gene encoding myosin-6, translated to MGDSVMAEFGKAAPYLRKSEKERLEAQTRPFDIKTECFVVDTKEEYVKGKILSKDGGMVTVQKEDGTTVTVKESDTHPQNPPKFDKIEDMAMFTFLHEPAVLFNLKERYAAWMIYTYSGLFCVTVNPYKWLPVYDAEVVAAYRGKKRSEAPPHIFSISDNAYQYMLTDRENQSVLITGESGAGKTVNTKRVIQYFASIAAVGGASKKDSSKGTLEDQIIQANPALEAFGNAKTVRNDNSSRFGKFIRIHFGTSGKLSSADIETYLLEKSRVTFQLKAERNYHIFYQILSNQKPELLDMLLITNNPYDYSYISQGEVTVASINDSEELMATDGAFDVLGFTPEEKMSVYKLIGAIMHYGNMKFKQKQREEQAEPDGTEAADKSAYLMGLNSADLIKGLCHPRVKVGNEYVTKGQSVDQVYYAIGALAKSVYEKMFNWMVVRINQSLDTKQHRQYFIGVLDIAGFEIFDFNTFEQLCINFTNEKLQQFFNHHMFILEQEEYKKEGIEWEFIDFGMDLQACIDLIEKPLGILSILEEECMFPKASDQTFKAKLYDNHLGKNKMFEKPRAAKGKAEAHFALVHYAGTVDYNIAGWLVKNKDPLNETVVGLYQKSSLKLLSLLFSNYAGADGGDKGSGKGAKKKGSSFQTVSALHRENLNKLMTNLKTTHPHFVRCLIPNERKTPGVMDNCLVMHQLRCNGVLEGIRICRKGFPNRVLYGDFKQRYRILNASAIPEGQFIDCKKSTEKLLGSLDIDHTQYKFGHTKVFFKAGLLGTLEEMRDEQLSRIITRIQANARGLLMRKEFIKLVERRDALMVIQWNLRSFLGVKNWPWMKLFFKIKPLLKSAESEKEMANMKDEFNKLKETLEKSEARRKELEEKIVTLLQEKNDLTLQIQSEQDTLTDAEERCEQLIKSKIQLEAKLKEMTERLEDEEELNADLTAKKRKLEDECSELKKDIDDLELTLAKVEKEKHATENKVKNLMEEMASQDENITKLTKEKRALQEAHQQTLDDLQSEEDKANTLTKAKAKLEQQVDDLEGSLEQEKKVRMDLERSKRKLEGDLKLIQENLMDLENDKQQLEEKLKKKDFEVTQITSRLEDEQIASVQLQKKLKESQARIEEVEEELDAERAARAKVEKQRSDLSRELEDISERLEEAGGATSAQVELNKKREAEFQKLRRELEESTLQHEATAATLRKKHADTVAELGEQIDNLQRVKQKLEKEKSELKLELDDLCSNMENVVKTKANFEKMCRTMEDNMSEYKSKCEEAQRTINDLTTQRAKLLTENGELGRQLEEKDCLISQLTRGKNSYNQQMEDLRRQLEEELKAKNALAHAVQSAHHDCDLLREQFEEEQEAKAELQRALSKSNTEISTWRTKYETDGIQRTEELEEAKKKLVQRLQEAEEAIEAVNAKCSSLEKTKHRLQNEIEDLMLDLERSNAASAALDKKQRTFDKVLAEWKQKFEESQCELEASQKEARSLSTELFKLRNAYEECLDQLETMKRENKNLQEEISDLTDQLGEGGRSAHELEKIRKQLEQEKVELQSALEEAEGSLEHEESKILRAQLEFNQVKADMERKLAEKDEEMDQAKRNYQRMVESLQSSLESETRSRNEAMRVKKKMEGDLNEMEIQLSQANRQAAEAQKQVKTLQAFLKDTQLQLDDTQHGNDDLKENIALLERRNNLIQAELEEVRAALEQTERSRKLAEQELTEATERMQLLHSQNTSLINQKKKHEADLLHLQCEVEEAIQENRNAEEKAKKAITDAAMMAEELKKEQDTSAHLERMKKNMEQTIKDLQHRLDEAEQIAMKGGKKQLQKLEVRIKELENELEAEQKRGAESIKGVRKYERRIKELTYQTEEDRKNMARLQDLVDKLQLKAKSYKRAGEEAEEAANINMAKLRKLQHELEEAEERADIAESQVNKLRAKTRDGSSKKGLDE